The genomic interval TTTGATTCGTTTGTAATAGATATCTATGACGTAAGACAATCCGTGAAAAGTATAAAATGAAATTCCAACAGGCAAAACCACATCCAATAAAAAAGGACTTGTTTTCAGACCAACACCATTCAATAATTCCGCAAAGGAAGCGGCAAAAAAGTTGTAATATTTGAATACTCCTAAAAACCCCAAGTTAACAATGATACTCAACCAAAACCAGAATTTTCTTGATTGCTCTTTAGTGCTTTTTTCAATTTTATAACCCGTAAAATAATCCAAAAAAGTCGAGAACACTAATAGAAATAAGAATCGCCAATCCCAGCAAGAATAGAAATAATAACTAGCTAGAATTAAAATTAAATTTTGAGTCTTTTTGCTTCTATTAAATACAAACCAATAAAGTATAAATACAATCGGTAAAAAAAGGGCAAATGCAAAGGAGTTGAAAAACATAATTTTATTTAAGCAATTTAAAGGCGCGAAATTACAACTTATTCTCTTGTATTAAAGCAAAATGATTGTCAACCATTTTCTCTAATGAAAAATCTTTTGAAATGGACTTTCCATCAATATCTTGTATTGCTTTTTCTTTGTTTAAAATATTCCTGAGGACCAATTCTAATTCCGTAACATTCGTTTCATCAAACAAAAAACCATTTTTATTTTCCTCGACAAGCCCCAGAACATTCCCCTGATTCCTAGTGGTTATCACGGGTAGATTACTCAACAGACTTTCTACAACTGAATAGCAAAATGTTTCACCATGTGAAGGGTGTATCAGATAATCATACTGAGCATATCTTTCGTAAAGGTCAGCAACACTTCCTTTGAATCTAATTATTTCACCTAGAGAATACTCATGTACCATTTGTTTTAAGGTCAGTTCATAGTTCCCTTTACCATAGACATCAATGGTAAAGCTATATTCTTTCAAATTTTTCACGGCTTCAATTACATCTTGAATGCCTTTTTCCTTTCTCAAGTGAGAAGCTATAATAAAATTAGAATGAGAACTGAAATCTTTTTTCTGAATAAATCGTTCGACATTTATTCCGTTAAAAACTACAATGGTTTTATTTTTTAGATGAAAACCAAAATCTTCTAGCAAAGCCTTTTGAGTAGCCTTGGAGACTCCTACAAATAAATGGATGTATTTTGAATACAGAATTCCTTTTATCTTTTTCTCTACTTTCTTCTTTAACGAATACCCTTTTAACGGTCGTGGATTATGATCAACCGCTATAATTTTAGCCTTTGAAAATCGATTAATTTTATAAAAAAATGGCGTACATAATTCTACAAAGTGAGTAACAATATGACTATAGTTGGATTGATTTTTTTGGCAATATTCTAGAAAAAAAGATTCTACAGTTTGTGTATTACTTGCGAAAATTGACAAATGCGAGTAATTGCCATGCTCCGTTTTATTTGGAAAAAACCAATCTACGGCAACCTTATTTTCTTTGCATTTTTGGTCAAACATCCAAAAAAAATAGTCCATTCCTCCTACCCGTCCTGGCTGAAGTTCATAGTTACATATTACTGCTATTTTATGGTTACTATTCATCTAGATTCGCTAAAGTCGTTGCAATTCTTTTACTTGTTCCTAATAAAGGTTCGCTGATTTGCAAATCAACCATTGCCTTTCTTTGAGTTGATTTATCATTTGGCTTTTTCAAAGCTAAATTGATTTGTTGGATTAATTCGGACTCATTATTAGCTACGCTAACAGCCCCACTGCTAATTACTTTTTTTAGATGTCCATACTGTAAAAAACGTTGATCATTATATAAACCATTTTTCAAATTACCAAAAACCGCATTAATCACTGGCTTATCAAACAGCATAAAATCCAAACTCATAGTTGAACACATATTAATACTTAAATCAACATTTTCTAAAATCGCTCTTAAATCTTGAATATCTTCTCTACTAGGAATTCTTTGTGACCAACTCTCGGCATGATTTTCTCTAGTAAGTATCCATTTTGGATAGTTCCAAATAATCTCAGGGAAATCATTTTTGACTGTTCCAAAGCGTTCAGGGCCTTCAGCAGGTGACGTCCTTACTAAAAGCTGAACTGGCATTTCAATTGATTTGTCACGGATGGCTTGTGCTATCGTTCGAATCACAAGGGGATCATTAGCACCAATACTAGCATCGGCGCAACTAAAACAGATGATTTTAGTATTGATATCTAATTTAAATTTATCTAAAAACAACTTCTTTTCCGATTCGTATTCTGGCATTACATAGGGTTCAAACTGAGGTGTTCCTACTACTTTTATATTTTGTTCTATTACATTTGGATAAAAACTCATCAGTTCTTCTTTCATTAATTGACTCCAAACTAAAAAATAATCAAATGTACCCAACATTCTCCCTTTTGAAGTCAAATTATCCCAACTGAAAATAAAACTACTAACGGGAATTTTCAGTTGTATTGTTGCAGATAAAAAAGGAGCTAAATAAGGAGGTCTTTGATGGGTAAAAAAGACATGTGAAGGAGAATCATTCTTGAGTAATTCAATGTATTCTTGGGTCACCTTATTATTTGCAAAAGTCAAAAACTGTAACTTTTCAATTCCTAAAATACTTCTACTGGAATGAACAAATCGAGTGATTAAGTAAATGATTTTAACCAGAATAGCTCTAGCCGAATTACTCTTAGGATAGCCTGAAATCAAATTATCCTTCATTCCGTAAAAATTGCGAAATTTTTGCAAATGCCCCACCTCTTTCCATTTTCTAAAAAACCAAGTTGTCTTTCCTTCTTTGAATACCGTCAATTCTTTGATTTCAACATTTTCTGGTAAGGCATCAAAAGCCGTTTTGGGTAAACCCGAATAAATAAAAATGGTTTCAAATTGGTTTGAAGCCTCTGTAATAAAATTACTCATTATGAAATTTCTAAAACCTACTCCATCTGTAATTACTACGCCTAATTTTTTCATCTATTTATCTCTAAATTGCTTTTGTTTATCCACATTCCAAATACTATCCATCTTCATAAAATCTAAAAATAGAGATGCGCTATTCCCTTTTCCAAAATCAACGGAATTGACTTGAACAGAATGTTCATCAATGTTATTTAAACCCTTCATAATACTCTCTATATCATAGTCAACATTAACGATATCCGCATCTATGACCCTGTTTTTTTGTCTTGTTCCAATATTAACAATTGGAATTCCATAATAAGGAGCTTCCCGAATTCCAGCGCTGCTATTTCCAATAATAAATTGACTATTTTTTAATAAAGTCAAAAAGTACTCGAAGCGAAGCGATGGGAAAATCCTAAACCTCGAATGTACTTTTAATGCATCATATGCCTCAATAATCATTTGACTACCTAAGTCATTATTAGGAAAAATAACCACATAATTATGATGATCATCAAGTAACACTTTCACAAAATTAGTCACATAACTTTTCATCTGACTAATTTCTGTAGTGACTGGATGGAACATTACAATAGCATAGTCCTCAAAAGGAATTTCATAATATTGTTTCACTTGTCTTAATTCAGGTAAATCGTCCGAAAACATAATGTCTATATCCGGTGATCCAATGGTAAAAATAGATTCTTTCATTTCACCCATTTGCACCAATCTCTTGGCTGCTTTTTCATTAGAAACAAAATGAATATGACTCAATTTACTAACGCTATGCCGAATCAACTCATCTACAGTTCCTGAAATCTCCCCACCTTCGATATGTGCTACTAAAATATTATTTAAAGAACCGACAATGGCTCCTGCCAAGGTTTCTACTCTATCTCCGTGAACAATAATCAAATCTGGCTGAATCGATTTGACGTATGCCGAAAATCCTTCAATAGTTTTGGCAAGCGTCAAATCCATAGTGGTTTCATGGGTATGATTCTCAAAAGTATGAATGTTCTTGAATTGACATCTTTCAATTTCAATTAATGTATACCCATATTCTTGTTGCAAATGCATTCCTGTAACAAAAACAAAAACCTCAAACTTACCGTTGCTTTCTAAAATAGAAATCAATGATTTGATCTTACCAAAATCTGCACGGGTTCCTGTAAGGAATACTACTTTTTTCATTTTGTGATTACTGATTATTTTTCTTTTTTTTGAATGTTACACACCCCTAACCCCTCTCAAGAGGGGAATTCGAATAAGGAAAAATTCAAAATTGTTTACTTATTTTAAATTATTTGTTCAAATCCCAAAATAGCATTTCACCAGCCTAGTCCTCTCGAGAGAGGAAGATGATATGGGAAAGTATTAATTTTTTTACTTATTTGAAATTTTACTTTTTTACAATTATTAATATTAAAACAAATCCTCATTATAAACGCATGCTAACTCCCCTCTTGAGAGGGGTTGGGGGTGTGTTTTTCATATTCCTCTATATAAAACTCAATCGCCCTCATTACGTTTTCCATATCTCTTAATACTTGATAATCTGAAAACCGTAACACTTGGATTCCTAACTCATTCATTCTTTTTTCCTTAATTGAATCTTTCTCTTGAACTTCTAAAAATTCATGTGAATAACCATCTACTTCAATTCCCAACATCAATTCTTGGCAAAAGAAATCTAATATGTAATTATCAATGGGTTTTTGCCTGTGGAAATCATAACCATACATCTGTTTCCCTTTAAGTTTTAACCAAAGGATTATTTCGGATTTGGTTGAATTATTTCTTAGCTCTCTCGCGAATGCTTTAAGATTTGGATTGTATGGAATGATTTTTCTTTTCATTTGCTTGAATTTACACACCCCTAACCCCTCTCAAGAGGGGAATACGAATAAGGAAACATTCAAAATTATTTACTCATTTAAAGATATTAGTTATTTTTTTTTTAGAAATGTAAAAACTAGACTTTTACACCTTGCCCTTCTCATGAGGGGAATACGATTAAGGAAACAAACAAATTTGACATATTAGACAGATATATTATTTACACTAATTCACAACGAAGACCTACACGAACTCCCCTCTTGAGAGGGGCTGGGGGTGTGTTACTCGAAATCTTCAAACCCTAATTGTTCATCATTTTCAATTGTTCTAGTGGCTCTTTTTCCTAAAATACTATTAAAATGTTCCGCTAGAATTTCCCCTGTCCCTGGTCTTTTTACCCAAATATTTGAAATAGACAAAACATCTCCTTTTTTAATATTTTGAATACTGCAAACAGTTGCAAATGCAAAATCAATGGTTACTTGTTCTTCTGGAGCCGGTTGTTTTGTTCCACCACGCATTTGCCAAATTTCATTAGAATTAACAATTAATTCTTTTGTAGCTTGTTCATCCATACTACAAACAATGTCTGGTCCTAAACGCTGCATGTGATCGGTGAAATGACGTTCTAAAATACTTGCGCCTAAAGCTACTGCGCCTAAACAAGCATTATTATTTAACGTATGATCGGACAATCCAAAAATCTTATATGGAAAGGCTTCGTGCAATTGAACCATAGCCCCAAACCGTACTAAATGAATAGGAGTTGGATATAAATTAGTTGTGTGCAAAAGAGCCACTGGAACGTTATTTTTATCAAAAATAGCGACCGCTTTCTTTACACTTTCAATCGTATTCATACCTGTACTCAAAATAACAGGTTTCCCAAAAGAGGCTATATGCTCCAGTAATGGATAATTATTACATTCTCCTGAACCAATTTTATAGGCTGGAACATCAAATTTTTGCAATCTATCTGCGGCGGCTCTAGAAAATGGAGTTGAAATAAAAATCATACCCTTACTTTCAATATATATTTTTAACTCTAGTTCCTCTTCCTCATTGAGTGAACAACGTTCCATGATTTCATAAATAGAGACATCTGCATTTCCTGGTATTACTTTCTTGGCCGCTGCACTCATTTCGTCAGCTACAATATGCGTTTGATGTTTGACCACCTCAACGCCTGCTCTATGGGCTGCATCTACCATTTCTTTGGCCACTTTCAAAGAGCCTTCGTGGTTGATTCCTATTTCGGCAATGACTAATGGAGGATAATCTGGGCCTACTAAACGATTTCCTATTTTTATGGTATTGTTATTCATTGTCTTTCTCTGTTTAGATGTGAACACACCCCTAACCCCTCTCGAGAGGGGAATACGATTGCGAAAATATTACATTTTTAATTCACTAATTTAAATACTGCTTTTATGTTGATTTAAAATCCATAAACTATATTTTCACACCCCTAGCCCCTCTCAAGAGGGGAATACGATTGCGGAAAAATTCCAATTATTTAAAACAATTATAATATTCATTTATAAACCATTCTTTATTCAGCACCTATTCTACCCCCCCCTCTTGAGAGGGGTTGGGGGTGTGTTTTTGGAATAAGTACTCTGCATAATCTAAATCCTCTTGGGTATCTATATCTACATTGGCAAAAATAGAATTTACTTCAAATGGAAAACTTGTATCTGAAATAATTTTTCCTTGTTTTATCAATTTTACTGTACTTATATATAATAAGCCATTTTCAAAATACAAAGGCTCCAAATCCTGTGAACGTTGCCCTATTTCATAATTAAAGGGCTGAAAACCATTTTTTATTATGCGACCTAATTTATTATGATTTCTAGTAACAGTAAATAACCCTTCTTTATCTACTTTTTTATAAGTATTCCAACAATCTTTAAGCAAATGGATCGGACGCAAAGGATTTGTTGGTTGTAGTAAAACTACATGTTCAACAGTTGCATCTACGTTTTCTAAAACATGTTGAATGGCAGTGATCGTTGGTTCAAAATCTCCTGATATATATTCTGGTCTGTCAATGACTTTTGCACCGTATTCAATCGCTATTTTTTTAATTTCTTCATCATTGGTTGAAACATAGATAGCGTCAAGAATATCTGAATTGGCTTTGGCATACAAAATACTATGCGCAATAAGTGGAATTCCTCCCAAGTCAAGAATATTTTTGTGAGGCAATCGTTTTGAATCTCCTCGAGCTGGAATAATGGCTATTGTTTTCATTAATAAACAAACTTAGTTGTAAAATATTAGGCTTTAGGTTTCCAATAAATTTTGGCTGGATTTAATTGTTGGTACGATGACAATTCTTCCTTACTCAATCTATTCCGGTTTTTAACAATTTTAGGCATTGCCAAAAATAAATCAAAGATTGCCAAAAATAAAGCTCCTAAAGCTTTAATATCTCCTTTGAATACCTTTTTCCGTAATTGAATCCAAATGGAATATAGTATTTTTCTTGGAATGAATGAAAGAGGTAAGAATAGAAAAAACAAATACCAACCTGTACTTAAGGAACGCCTCAATCGAGAGATGTAATCTGAATTCTTTTTTCGAGATTTTACGTCAACCCGATGATTGACTAATACTTCCGGCAAATAATGAACTTGCCACTGTTTTTTAAATAATTGATATGAAGCATAATTTTCTTCTCCATAAAAAATAAACCATTCGGGATAATTCGGAATTTCTCTCCAGGCTTTCATTCTCCACACATGTGCACAACCCACAAATCCCTGTACTTGAACAGCTACTTCATCAGATTCTATTTTACTTGGTTCTTGTAATCCCCAAAAAATACGCAATCCAATTAAACCGCATTTTGTGTTTTTATCAAAATATTTTTGAATACTCTCCAACGGGTTATTTGTTACAATATGAGCATCATCATCTAATGAAACAGCAAATTTCGCATGGGTTTCGTTGAGCATTTTATTTCGACAAAAAATATATCCTTTGGTTACTTTATTTTTTTTTACTTTTATATTTGGAAAATATTCAACTACAAAATCATAGGTTCCATCTGTAGAACCATCATCATATACCACACATTCTACCTCAATATTATCAATAAGGTAGTTGATTTTGTTTAGGGTAAATGCAAGATCATTTTTCCTGTTTTTTGTTGTAATCAATATTGAAAATCGCATAGTTTTATCTAATAATACTTTTAATCCATTTTGTTTTACTCATAAAACGAACTTCACTCACTAATTCCACCCAAATTATAACATTAATCCTGCTTACCCCTGATCGTCTCCAATAATTCAAAATTTTTCTAGCCAACATATAGGCTAAACTACTTTTTTCGCTTTCTTCTAAATCTACACTACTTTTTTCATTCAATTTGTTAAAAGCTCGAATAAACACTTTACAATTATTTATGAATTCCGTTTTATAAATTTCATTTTCATTATAATAAAAATCAAAAACTTGTTTAGGTGATAATTCTATTCCAAAATTACTCCAATAATTTGAAATGATTTTAGATCTTTCTAACCAATGTTGCTGTTGTTTTTCAAGCGAACGATGGTTACTATTTTCCAAAACCCGATATTTCATTAAAAAATCAGGTAAATTACACGCTACACCAAACTGAAGCACTCGCATCCATAATTCCCAATCCTCACAGGTAGCTATCGTTTCACTATAACGTAAATTATATTGATTGAAAAAATGACTTCTAATCATTACAGAAGAATGCCCAAAACTTGCTCCAAAAAGCAAATACCTCTGGAGGTATTGATTGTTAAGAGGATACTTCCAACCCGAATTTGGATTTTGACTCATGTCTTTCAACCAATATCCTTGTGTTCCGCAAAGAACAACCTCTTTGTTTTGTTCTAAATATCCGAGTTGTTTTTTAAATCGTTCCGGATAAGACCAATCATCAGCATCCATTCTGGCGATGTATTCATAATGAAGTAAGAGATCCTCTAGCCCTTTATTCAAAGTTTTCGAAATTCCCATATTCACATTATTTCTCTTATAAAATACACGAAAATCTGTATATTTAGAAACGATTTCTGCTGTATTGTCTGTCGAACAATCATCATACACATACAAATCAAAATCCGAAAATGTTTGATACAAAATCGAATCTATACTTTCCTCTAAATAAGAAGCTGCATTGTATGTAGGTAATAAAACCGCCAGTTTTTTCATTTACTATTTAAATTTTTAAACCATATGTTAGATTTATAATAGAACTATCTCATCTTTCGCTGCCTGGTCGAACGAAGCCGAAACCCATTTGAATTTCAAATTTTCATCTGTAAAAGCATCTCGACTACAACCTGTCCTGAGCAATAGTAGAAGGGCTCAATGTGACAAATATCAAGTATTCAATTCTTTTCTAAATAAAACAGCATCCAAATTGGTTTTAAAATTTTCATCACTGAAATAATCCCCGAAAGGAAAAACAGGTTCTTTGGAACTCAATCGCTCCTTTATTAAGCTTTCTAGTTTTAGGATTAATTCTACTTCATTTTTATTCGAACAGATATACTTATCCTCTTTAATTATCATTCTCAAATCACTCCTGTCAGGTGAAATAGAAAGTATCGGCTTATTTAATGATGCTAAAAAAGGCGCCTTACCTACCAATATATTGCAATAATCAACTCCATTTTCTAAAATAATATTGATATCCGCTTTATGTTTTTGTTCATAGGAGGAGTTCGAAAAATCTGTAGGTCCTAAAACAATTATATTTTTACTATTCGAATAGTTGTTATTTAACGTATCTATATCAATCTGATTTTTTACTCGAATAACAAATTCTGTAT from Flavobacterium ovatum carries:
- a CDS encoding glycosyltransferase family 4 protein, with product MNSNHKIAVICNYELQPGRVGGMDYFFWMFDQKCKENKVAVDWFFPNKTEHGNYSHLSIFASNTQTVESFFLEYCQKNQSNYSHIVTHFVELCTPFFYKINRFSKAKIIAVDHNPRPLKGYSLKKKVEKKIKGILYSKYIHLFVGVSKATQKALLEDFGFHLKNKTIVVFNGINVERFIQKKDFSSHSNFIIASHLRKEKGIQDVIEAVKNLKEYSFTIDVYGKGNYELTLKQMVHEYSLGEIIRFKGSVADLYERYAQYDYLIHPSHGETFCYSVVESLLSNLPVITTRNQGNVLGLVEENKNGFLFDETNVTELELVLRNILNKEKAIQDIDGKSISKDFSLEKMVDNHFALIQENKL
- a CDS encoding glycosyltransferase family A protein codes for the protein MKKLAVLLPTYNAASYLEESIDSILYQTFSDFDLYVYDDCSTDNTAEIVSKYTDFRVFYKRNNVNMGISKTLNKGLEDLLLHYEYIARMDADDWSYPERFKKQLGYLEQNKEVVLCGTQGYWLKDMSQNPNSGWKYPLNNQYLQRYLLFGASFGHSSVMIRSHFFNQYNLRYSETIATCEDWELWMRVLQFGVACNLPDFLMKYRVLENSNHRSLEKQQQHWLERSKIISNYWSNFGIELSPKQVFDFYYNENEIYKTEFINNCKVFIRAFNKLNEKSSVDLEESEKSSLAYMLARKILNYWRRSGVSRINVIIWVELVSEVRFMSKTKWIKSIIR
- a CDS encoding endonuclease domain-containing protein; this encodes MKRKIIPYNPNLKAFARELRNNSTKSEIILWLKLKGKQMYGYDFHRQKPIDNYILDFFCQELMLGIEVDGYSHEFLEVQEKDSIKEKRMNELGIQVLRFSDYQVLRDMENVMRAIEFYIEEYEKHTPNPSQEGS
- the neuC gene encoding UDP-N-acetylglucosamine 2-epimerase, whose amino-acid sequence is MKKVVFLTGTRADFGKIKSLISILESNGKFEVFVFVTGMHLQQEYGYTLIEIERCQFKNIHTFENHTHETTMDLTLAKTIEGFSAYVKSIQPDLIIVHGDRVETLAGAIVGSLNNILVAHIEGGEISGTVDELIRHSVSKLSHIHFVSNEKAAKRLVQMGEMKESIFTIGSPDIDIMFSDDLPELRQVKQYYEIPFEDYAIVMFHPVTTEISQMKSYVTNFVKVLLDDHHNYVVIFPNNDLGSQMIIEAYDALKVHSRFRIFPSLRFEYFLTLLKNSQFIIGNSSAGIREAPYYGIPIVNIGTRQKNRVIDADIVNVDYDIESIMKGLNNIDEHSVQVNSVDFGKGNSASLFLDFMKMDSIWNVDKQKQFRDK
- a CDS encoding glycosyltransferase is translated as MRFSILITTKNRKNDLAFTLNKINYLIDNIEVECVVYDDGSTDGTYDFVVEYFPNIKVKKNKVTKGYIFCRNKMLNETHAKFAVSLDDDAHIVTNNPLESIQKYFDKNTKCGLIGLRIFWGLQEPSKIESDEVAVQVQGFVGCAHVWRMKAWREIPNYPEWFIFYGEENYASYQLFKKQWQVHYLPEVLVNHRVDVKSRKKNSDYISRLRRSLSTGWYLFFLFLPLSFIPRKILYSIWIQLRKKVFKGDIKALGALFLAIFDLFLAMPKIVKNRNRLSKEELSSYQQLNPAKIYWKPKA
- a CDS encoding acylneuraminate cytidylyltransferase family protein, producing MKTIAIIPARGDSKRLPHKNILDLGGIPLIAHSILYAKANSDILDAIYVSTNDEEIKKIAIEYGAKVIDRPEYISGDFEPTITAIQHVLENVDATVEHVVLLQPTNPLRPIHLLKDCWNTYKKVDKEGLFTVTRNHNKLGRIIKNGFQPFNYEIGQRSQDLEPLYFENGLLYISTVKLIKQGKIISDTSFPFEVNSIFANVDIDTQEDLDYAEYLFQKHTPNPSQEGGVE
- a CDS encoding N-acetylneuraminate synthase family protein, which produces MNNNTIKIGNRLVGPDYPPLVIAEIGINHEGSLKVAKEMVDAAHRAGVEVVKHQTHIVADEMSAAAKKVIPGNADVSIYEIMERCSLNEEEELELKIYIESKGMIFISTPFSRAAADRLQKFDVPAYKIGSGECNNYPLLEHIASFGKPVILSTGMNTIESVKKAVAIFDKNNVPVALLHTTNLYPTPIHLVRFGAMVQLHEAFPYKIFGLSDHTLNNNACLGAVALGASILERHFTDHMQRLGPDIVCSMDEQATKELIVNSNEIWQMRGGTKQPAPEEQVTIDFAFATVCSIQNIKKGDVLSISNIWVKRPGTGEILAEHFNSILGKRATRTIENDEQLGFEDFE